One window from the genome of Silene latifolia isolate original U9 population unplaced genomic scaffold, ASM4854445v1 scaffold_119, whole genome shotgun sequence encodes:
- the LOC141637502 gene encoding large ribosomal subunit protein eL30, giving the protein MVASKKTKKTHESINNRLALVMKSGKFTLGYKTVLKTLRSSKAKLVIISNNCPPLRKSEIEYYAMLAKVGVHHYNGNNVDLGTACGKYYRVCCLSVIDAGDSDIIKSMPDH; this is encoded by the exons ATGGTTGCATCCAAGAAGACG AAGAAGACTCATGAGAGCATCAACAATAGGTTGGCTCTTGTGATGAAGAGTGGAAAGTTCACTCTTGGATACAAGACTGTTCTTAAAACTCTTCGATCTTCCAAAG CCAAGTTGGTCATCATCTCAAACAATTGCCCCCCGCTTAGGAAATCCGAGATTGAGTACTATGCTATGTTGGCCAAGGTTGGCGTCCACCACTACAATGGAA ACAATGTGGATCTGGGAACTGCTTGTGGGAAGTACTACAGGGTGTGCTGCCTCAGTGTCATCGATGCCGGTGATTCCGATATCATCAAGTCAATGCCAGATCACTAA